The genomic interval GCAAAAAGGGACTACATTCTGCATACATTAGCCAGCTGGGTCAACGAGCCTCTTACATACACCTCTCAGTACTCACTATTTTTACACTCAAACTTGATACTCCATGATCATGAAGTTCATCTTCAAacagaaggacttcttcaaaaaACATAATTTGCTCCCTGGCTttcaatttttctgtatttatgtgTTCTGTTGTAGGCACAACCTGAAGAACAAGATTAAGAATAGTTAGTATATTAGTTTGATGTCAAGATATGTAAAGTTTGTCTTTATCTTGAAAATCCTGCACTTGctaattttctaaaggaaaaaaaaaaaaaaaaaactttagagcACTCAGCTGAAGACATACAAAAGTCTAAGAGGAAACGTTAAAATTAACATCAAAGTTTCCAAGAGGAAACATCAATcaaagaaaaaatccaaagtgGAAAATTCTGAATAAATCACCTCCAGGGAACAGGCTTAGTAAGATTTCCGTTGCAACAATCCTGCTCAcattctgtatttcaaaacattGGAAGACACCTTGAGCTTAATATACGATTGGGAAGTTCTGGGTTATAAGTGGTATTCCACACACTTGGCATTTCTAGGAAACTACAAACGCTGCATAGCTTTGCAATAAAGCCTTTCCTCAAAATCAAATACTAGTAACGTTTTCCATCTTGCGCTCTCTGTATACATTAATACACTTCTGCTGCCTAAAGACCATAAGCCCACAAGACAGTTTAGTTTTATGCTGTGCTTTTAATTCCAGAGTAACTCAAGTGATCTATAACTAAACCAATCCTAGCGAATTCACGTACATTATCTGCTTAGCAGCAAACCATCTGTACACAGTGCAGAGAAGCTGGGAACATCAGTTTTTCTTTAAGTAAGTAAAGACAAGGGAGGATCTGTCACAGTTTAAATACAAGGCATTACTGTTTCAGAGGAACAAAGTCACTGAAAGCAGCCAGAGCTGGGTACCGGATCACAAAAAACTGCAAGCAACACAGAGTAAAGGTACCGGAGAACTATGCGCTTGGTAGTTCTGTCGTATCTGAGGAGCTCAGGGCTTCAAAGGGGGATCCAGCAAGCACTGAGTATTCTAAAGTGCTTTACTACTTTGAGCAAGTTCTCAATCAGGGACATAGGAGACTCTTTTATATAATCCTAAgatgctttaaaatatgtatattaaaatgagccaataaaaaaaaaaacacacaaacatgcTGAGAGACATGAAAAGTCCAAACTATACTTTGAAGGCAGAAATCCTAAGTCCTATGAACCATACAAGATTTTATATAAGCTTATTGAAAGGTAAACCACAGCTTCCAAAAAAGGTGTTTGACTGAAATACTATGTAATAAGCATTTAACAAGGAGAAAAGAAGTCACCTTTAATGTTACAGCATCTCCCAGTAAGGTTCCTTTGTAGTCTGTTGTGTAAGTCCAGTCATATGGTTTGACAACTTCCTTAGTGTGCTCAGTCTCACtcctcaaaggaaaaagaattcagCACACTTTGCAGtaattctttaaagaaattaCAACCTCACGTAAGATTCATGCCCTTACTCTTCAAACAGTTAAACAGCAGTATTGCCCATGCCAGAATCATGATGTCGTCTGAACTATACAGTACTGCTTCTTTCACGATATCTGTGTTTGCACAGTAAATTAGAAAACCGTTACCAGAATTCCCGTGCTAGCACTACCTTAGTCCTAACAGTCAAAATAAAGATCTTAATTCGATGTGGTTGAAAATTTTATAGCTCaagatcatttttttcttcaaaaagacagaaagcaaTCTGCAGAAAACACACAGCTATCACTAACACCGCACTTCACCTTAATTTTAAGGACAACTTTGATTTCTCTCCATGATTTATTCATTGGTGCTCTGCCACTAATCTGGTAAATCCTAAGCAGTACAATTAGTTTTTATGCATGGCAATTGTTCTTGAATATGTACAGCATTCTGCACTTTGAAATGCCGAAAGACACAATCTTGCAATGCTCAGGGCGCTATGATTTTGAATAAACGGAAACAGATTGAAGTCATATTAaatttgccatttattttaagaaagtcaCAACACAACTGAAAATACAGTTAACAGAATTTAGCAGATAGGATGACTATGGCAAAGAAAAGCTAGGTGATTTTTGCAGTCACACAGTATACCTATGGCAGAAACAAATGCAACATGGTATTCAAGAGTTCCAGTTCTGTCTGTACCTTTAACCGCTTTATCCCAGTTTCCCCTATAAAACACTAGTACTTGCCCACTGGTGATAAAATACTGTACCTGCTCTCTTGCCACTCCTCTGCACAAGCCACTTTGATCATACCTTGGCAATTATTGACACATTTTAAAGCATCTGTTGCATTGAACTCAATTCCAAAACCATGGTCATGTTGTATTCTTAGGATATTGTCTCCAAACATCATTTCTGGCAGGGAAGGCATGTGTAATTCATCAGCCAAtctgcacagagagagaaaacttaGATGAAGAGAGACTTTGTGATGGCACCAGCAAGGTAAAAGCAGTCCATATCTCCAAACAGGAAAGCATTATTTGGACCACAATAATTTGAAAGCAGTATCATCAATACGTTGTACAAAACTTTGTTATTTTCCCCATTTAAAAACGTGACGTGCATTGCAGAACCACTGATCAGAAATGCCTTTTCCAATATAAAAGTATTCCTAAATCTTTCCCTCTTTGTCAGTCCTGTACAAAAGCCCCACACGTGGGGAAATCAAAAATATCCAAGTAGTATAATTTAACAGCTTTCAACCAGGGGAGAAAACCCTGGACAGTCCATTACTTACTTTGGCTGGTGCCCGAAAAGAAGTTTAAGGAAAAAGCAAGTTGAAATTCGCTACACAGTGGTCCATGCCTCCATCTTTAGAAGCCTACAAAAAGAGGCTGAAAACAACCCTAGCAGAATACATTAGAGATGAAGTGCAGAAGATATTACCGTGCTCGAATCACTACCTTCCCGAGCTCATAGAGAATATGTACTGGCACTGGCAACCTCTAAACGTGAAAGCCACAGCCACATAGCCACAGACCCAGCTAAACAGAGTACTATACAGAGTACACGTGATCCTTGCAGAAAATCCCAAACCAACccgtttcacttttttttttttaaatcagtttttactCTTATGTATACATACCTGCCACTTGATATCTACACTGACCGCATTCACCAGAAGGCTTCATGCACTTCTAGcatttcctcccctcctctacctaCTTTACTCACTGCAAGgttaaaaagaacatgaaatctgaagaaaagaaaactttaggAAACGCATCTAAATACGAGGATTAAAAAAATTCCATCTCACAACTTTCCTAATGATAAATAATAAAGCATTCTGCATAAAAGTGTTATTTCTGTACCACTGCATACAAAAGAACATCACGCTGACCAATCTGAAGTAAAAATAGCAGATTCGTAGACCTGCAGAAGGCAGGTCTCGTTTTCCCAGAGAAGGCAGCATAAAATTACTAACTTTCCATTTCATCCAGTGCAGCCCCTTTGATCTGCAAAAACCAAGTCTAGGACACGAAGGGGTTCTGCAGCTATGGCGTATTTAATCCTTCACCTTTCTATAGATGTTGCTCAGCCTTTTTTGTGACACACGTTTACTAGAAATGAAACTCCTATAGATAATAACTATGTTCTCTAAGtaataaaaagcaaggaaaaacactAAAAGAAATTACATTACAAAAGGAAACCGATTAGAAACACTGCAACCGGGTAGTGGCAGTGTCTCTTCAGATTTGAGGCAGAGGAACTGTTTGTTTTCTGAGCTCTCAGGCCAAGTTCCAAGGTCCGCATGCAAACAGCTAATGTTGGATTTATATTCCCTAGCCTGCAAagtcttttctgttatttctgtcttGTGACTTTTCCATCTTTACTTTTTTGCCTTTATGAATAcattctgaaaaatcaaagtgTCCCAGAAAAACATTGAAAAGAACGAAGAgaactgctgcaggaaaaaaaaaagttactgacataactgtttattttaaaacagctacagtaaaagaaactgAACAGTTCAGAAGAGGAGTACAGTAGATAATCTGGCTTCTAGATTGGCAGCTCAGTTCTAACTCTAGTTTAGAGACAATGACCAGTTAACATCCTCCTCAATGTAAGAGCATAGATCTTAATTTTTAAGACCTAGCATCTTGCAAGAGAAGTCTTCACAAACATATCTGAAAAATAGGAGCTACTGTAAAAATAGAGCCTAGCTATAGCTTAACTGGATGTCGAGTCCTCTTTACGGGAGAATGACTAAAACATAAGATTCAAGCTTCCTCTCATTTAACTACAAGAACTACAATATCATTAGTTAAAAGCATTCAGTGAAGATTATTTTATCCACTAAGTATAGGataaagatgaagaaaggaaTGTCATTTTTATCTGTTTCGAGGCACATATCCACTTAAAACAAAAACGTGAATACATTGCTGTTTTATGTAAAAAAGTGTAAAGCTTCAGGAGATTAGACTTTAGCAAACAGTCCTAACCTCAGAAAACATGAGCATGAACCAAAACACATTTAACAAGATTAAAAGAATCTCCATATATTTatcacaaaaacagaaacaaagaaggaTCTGACGAATTCAGCTGCCCGTAAGCTCAGCTATGACTCTAAATAGCTGAGCTGTTCAGATCTACATTAGCAAATCTGACTTCAAGTACTTGATGCTGACAGGAGCATTTTTCCAACTGCTTTACCACAACTGAAATAACTACCACACTAAGAGGGCGAacagttaatttttaatgaaattcactATCTTTAAAAAGCCATTAGCATAAAATAGCTTATGAAAATCTATGGGCTGCATTTAAAGGGTCCTTAATTATTCTTAAAAAGCAACTAAGGAAAATAAGCTTATAGGCAGCAGGCTTCAGCTCACAAAAACCCAGATTTCCAACAGAACGGCGCTAGCaatcacaacaaaacaaaacagaaaacctgaAAACCGTCAGATTTGAAAACCAAACCATTCCCACTTCTCCAGCCAAAACAGCAAGCTTACActggcagaaggagagaaaacgaagg from Struthio camelus isolate bStrCam1 chromosome 1, bStrCam1.hap1, whole genome shotgun sequence carries:
- the TIPRL gene encoding TIP41-like protein isoform X2, whose translation is MPSLPEMMFGDNILRIQHDHGFGIEFNATDALKCVNNCQGMIKVACAEEWQESRSETEHTKEVVKPYDWTYTTDYKGTLLGDAVTLKVVPTTEHINTEKLKAREQIMFFEEVLLFEDELHDHGVSSLSVKIRVMPSSFFVLLRFFLRVDGVLIRMNDTRLHHEADKAYMLREYTSRESKISSLKHVPPSLFTEPNEISQYLPIKETICEKLEFPEKLELEPQASLESTCVESK
- the TIPRL gene encoding TIP41-like protein isoform X1, with product MHPVFQSSRRDFTFGPWKLSAAQTHIMKSAQAERLADELHMPSLPEMMFGDNILRIQHDHGFGIEFNATDALKCVNNCQGMIKVACAEEWQESRSETEHTKEVVKPYDWTYTTDYKGTLLGDAVTLKVVPTTEHINTEKLKAREQIMFFEEVLLFEDELHDHGVSSLSVKIRVMPSSFFVLLRFFLRVDGVLIRMNDTRLHHEADKAYMLREYTSRESKISSLKHVPPSLFTEPNEISQYLPIKETICEKLEFPEKLELEPQASLESTCVESK